A region of the Vicinamibacterales bacterium genome:
CGTCGACGCCGAGCGCGAGCTCGGGCCGCACGGGATCCGGCTTCATGTAGAACGCCTTCACCGCCGCCGGATACCGGTGAACCATGATCGGCCGGTCGAACTCCTCGGACAGCGCGGTCTCGTCCGGCGCGCCGAAGTCGCCGCCCCACTCGAACGGCAGCCCCTTCTTCTTCAGGATCCCGGTTGCCTCGTCGTAGGAGATGCGCGGGAACGGCGGCTGCACGCGCTCGAGCCTGGTCGTGTCGCGCTCCAGGACCTGCAGCTCGCGCCTCCGCCTGTCGAGGGCGCGGCCGACGACGTAGACCACGAGGCCCTCCGCGAGCTCCATCACGTCGTCGAGCGTCGCGTAGGCCATCTCCGGCTCGACCATCCAGAACTCGGTGAGATGCCGGCGCGTCTTCGATTTCTCCGCGCGGAAGGTCGGCCCGAACGCGTAGACGCGGCCGAGCGCCATCGCGTTGGCCTCGTTGTACAGCTGGCCGCTCTGCGTCAGGTAGGCGGTGGTGTCCTCGAAGTACTGAACCGGGAACAGGGTCGTCGTTCCCTCGCAGGCCGCCGGGGTGAAGATCGGCGTGTCGGCGAGGATGAAGCCGCGGCTGTTGAAGAAGTCGCGGACGGCGTTGATGATCTCGTGCCGCACGCGGAGGATCGCCTGCTGCCGCTGCGAGCGGATCCACAGGTGGCGGCGATCCATCAGGTAATCGACGCCGTGCTCCTTCGGCGTGATCGGGAAGTCCTTCGCTTCCGAGACGACCTCGAGGCGCGTGACGTCCACCTCGAATCCGCCCGGCGCGCGTGTGTCTTCCCGCGCCGCGCCTTCGACGATGATCGCGCTCTCCTGCGCCAGGTGATCGGCGGTCTTGAACATCTCGTCGCCGACCGCCTGCTTCGACATCACGCACTGGATGAAGCCGGAGCCGTCGCGCAGCGTCAGGAAGTGGATCTTGCCGCTCGAGCGCCGGTTGTGCAGCCAGCCGCGCAGGCGGACCGGTGTGCCGACGTGCCCGGCGATGTCCTCGATGTAGATCGTCTCTGCCATCTGTCTCTTTCTTCGGTCCGCGGCCGCGTCAGAACGTCAGCAGGCGTTCGAATCGCTTCCGCGCCGCCTGCGCCTGGTGCAGCACCTCCGCGGGGGAGCCGGTATTCGCCAGCTCCATCAGATAGGTGCCGTCGTACCCGACCTTCTGCATCGTCATCAACGCCACGTCCCAGTTGATCCGGCCGGCGAACGGCACCAGGTGCTCGTCCTGCTTCCCCTTGTTGTCGTGCACGTGGGTGGTGATCAGGTGCTCGGCGACCGCTTCGATGGCGTCGGCGACGTCCCCCATGAGGAAGGCGTGTCCGAAGTCCAGGCAGATGCCGGTGCGCGGGAACTCGAGGTCGCGCTCCAGCAGCGTCACCAGGGATGCCGCGTCCGACAGCGGATTGGGGATGACTTCCAGGGCGACGCGGATGCCGATTGGCTCGGCGGCGCGGCAGATCTCCTCGACGCTGCGGAACGCCGCGGCGCGGATGTTCTCGCCTCCCTGCACGGTCGGCGTGCCGAGGTGCACGACGA
Encoded here:
- a CDS encoding sugar phosphate isomerase/epimerase family protein, encoding MRFGISTHLFHDQRLSREHLEQIAAHGFEAVEVFATRSHFDYHDRAAIARLAEWLRETGLALHGIHAPIVQSMNGGDQWGEAISNAVGDNGRRQAAVREAEAALNVARAIPAEVFVVHLGTPTVQGGENIRAAAFRSVEEICRAAEPIGIRVALEVIPNPLSDAASLVTLLERDLEFPRTGICLDFGHAFLMGDVADAIEAVAEHLITTHVHDNKGKQDEHLVPFAGRINWDVALMTMQKVGYDGTYLMELANTGSPAEVLHQAQAARKRFERLLTF
- the asnS gene encoding asparagine--tRNA ligase; protein product: MAETIYIEDIAGHVGTPVRLRGWLHNRRSSGKIHFLTLRDGSGFIQCVMSKQAVGDEMFKTADHLAQESAIIVEGAAREDTRAPGGFEVDVTRLEVVSEAKDFPITPKEHGVDYLMDRRHLWIRSQRQQAILRVRHEIINAVRDFFNSRGFILADTPIFTPAACEGTTTLFPVQYFEDTTAYLTQSGQLYNEANAMALGRVYAFGPTFRAEKSKTRRHLTEFWMVEPEMAYATLDDVMELAEGLVVYVVGRALDRRRRELQVLERDTTRLERVQPPFPRISYDEATGILKKKGLPFEWGGDFGAPDETALSEEFDRPIMVHRYPAAVKAFYMKPDPVRPELALGVDVLAPEGYGEIIGGGERATDYDFLVEQIKKHNLPQDAFEWYLDLRRYGTVPHGGFGMGIERVVSWICGLEHLREAIPYPRMLYRMYP